One window of Candidatus Methylocalor cossyra genomic DNA carries:
- a CDS encoding glycosyltransferase: MHILVISTHIPMPDRTSGDLRFFSILKILSKTHSITFAVTAPDYQRQRIGEAAYQDYKNRLQDLSIAIHSKCVETIRTAKFEVIWFEYYFNTDWLIDIVRFYQPHAYVIVDSVDVHFKRFEAKARLTGLKADFEQAAKVKKAELTAYRQADLVIAVSDSDKQALHATCPNTEVAVITNIHRVPEFVRKFPGTAIKLLFVGGFTHSPNIDAVCFFCTEVMPLLRPRFTNLHLTIVGDSPPKEVLDLADRDITVTGYVPSVDPFYNEADIVIVPLRYGGGIKGKVGEAFSFSTPVVTTDFGAEGFQATPKTYYLLANTPAEFVDAISQLAHDKTLYHLIAKNAWEFIKEHYSEGAAETAIDTIFNNLPKIKRKKIRLDKWLHLTCDRFLDRNVLWRFRQ; this comes from the coding sequence ATGCACATTCTAGTTATCTCAACCCATATACCCATGCCCGATCGAACGTCTGGGGACTTGCGTTTCTTTTCCATACTCAAGATCCTCAGCAAAACCCACAGTATTACCTTTGCCGTTACCGCCCCCGATTATCAGCGCCAGCGGATAGGTGAGGCGGCTTACCAAGACTATAAGAACCGCCTACAAGACCTGTCCATTGCTATCCATAGCAAATGCGTCGAGACTATCCGGACAGCAAAATTTGAGGTTATATGGTTTGAATATTACTTTAACACTGACTGGCTTATCGATATCGTGCGGTTCTATCAGCCGCACGCCTATGTGATTGTCGATTCTGTAGATGTGCACTTTAAGCGCTTCGAAGCGAAGGCCCGACTGACCGGATTGAAAGCCGATTTTGAACAAGCTGCCAAGGTAAAAAAGGCCGAGCTGACGGCCTATCGACAAGCTGACCTAGTCATCGCCGTATCGGATAGCGATAAGCAAGCACTACACGCCACCTGCCCGAACACGGAGGTGGCAGTCATCACCAATATTCACAGGGTTCCAGAGTTTGTTCGCAAATTTCCAGGCACCGCCATTAAGCTGCTTTTCGTTGGAGGTTTCACCCATTCGCCGAACATAGACGCTGTCTGTTTTTTTTGCACTGAAGTAATGCCATTGCTACGGCCCCGATTTACCAACCTGCATCTGACAATCGTGGGCGACTCCCCTCCCAAAGAGGTACTCGACTTAGCCGATAGGGATATCACTGTCACTGGCTACGTGCCTTCTGTCGACCCATTTTATAACGAAGCTGACATAGTAATTGTTCCGTTGCGCTATGGCGGTGGTATTAAAGGAAAAGTGGGAGAAGCTTTTAGTTTTAGCACTCCCGTCGTGACCACCGATTTTGGTGCCGAGGGATTTCAAGCGACGCCGAAGACTTACTACTTGCTTGCCAACACCCCCGCCGAATTTGTCGATGCCATTTCACAATTGGCACACGATAAGACTTTGTATCATTTGATTGCAAAGAATGCCTGGGAGTTTATCAAAGAGCACTATTCCGAGGGAGCAGCAGAAACCGCCATAGATACCATTTTTAATAACTTACCCAAGATCAAGAGAAAAAAGATTAGACTGGACAAATGGCTGCACTTAACATGTGACCGCTTCCTTGACCGAAATGTTTTGTGGCGCTTTCGACAGTGA
- a CDS encoding glycosyltransferase family 2 protein: protein MNIKISIIILNWNGKEDTLECLSSVRGIDYPAYDIIVADNGSSDDSVSSIREAYPEVTILENGANLGFAEGNNRAIRYALQHGADAVVLLNNDTIVDSNILRAFCDAYITLPNAGILGATAFYYDRPEIVWAAGANWDYSIHEQRFIGQGLPRSSLPDNKPYEVEFVLGCALFVHREVIDSIGVMDPIFFLEYEDTDWCWRAKKKGYKNYSVPDAILWHKVSSSFGGESPIWKYYMTRNGLLWAKRHLHRDEYICVKHKLIREFIPSFPIPNGRSLKVFYWEITAWLRTLMRHFREPYYMAVLYGVFHYFINEFGGCPPRVMARLQK from the coding sequence ATGAATATTAAAATTTCTATCATTATATTGAATTGGAACGGAAAGGAAGACACCCTTGAATGTTTGTCCTCTGTGCGAGGCATTGATTACCCAGCCTATGATATTATTGTGGCAGATAACGGGTCATCGGACGATTCGGTATCGAGTATTAGAGAGGCTTATCCAGAGGTCACTATTCTTGAGAATGGCGCAAACTTGGGGTTTGCTGAGGGAAATAACAGAGCAATTCGGTACGCGCTGCAGCATGGCGCAGATGCCGTCGTTCTTTTGAACAATGATACCATTGTGGATTCCAATATCTTGCGAGCTTTTTGTGACGCCTATATCACCCTGCCAAACGCAGGTATTCTAGGCGCCACCGCCTTCTACTACGATCGACCTGAGATTGTTTGGGCGGCGGGCGCTAACTGGGACTACAGCATTCACGAGCAGCGCTTTATAGGTCAGGGATTACCGCGATCCAGCTTACCGGATAACAAGCCGTATGAAGTTGAGTTTGTTCTAGGCTGTGCACTGTTTGTCCACCGGGAAGTAATCGATAGCATAGGCGTAATGGATCCAATATTTTTTTTGGAATACGAAGATACCGATTGGTGCTGGAGAGCGAAAAAAAAAGGATATAAAAACTATTCCGTCCCCGATGCTATCCTGTGGCATAAGGTGTCCTCCTCTTTCGGAGGTGAATCACCTATTTGGAAATATTATATGACAAGAAATGGGCTATTGTGGGCCAAGCGGCATCTCCATCGGGACGAGTATATTTGCGTTAAACATAAGCTTATTAGAGAATTCATACCATCCTTTCCTATACCAAATGGACGCAGCTTGAAGGTGTTTTATTGGGAAATAACTGCGTGGCTAAGAACACTTATGCGACATTTTCGTGAACCTTACTATATGGCTGTGCTTTATGGGGTATTTCATTATTTCATCAACGAGTTTGGAGGTTGCCCGCCTCGGGTAATGGCGCGATTGCAAAAGTGA